A single Bacillus sp. HMF5848 DNA region contains:
- a CDS encoding acyl-CoA dehydrogenase family protein has translation MSNIYNEEHRIFRQAFRKFLEKEAYPFYAEWEKSGIIPRSFWQKLGEQGFLGPSVPEKYGGLGADFAYAVIINEELEKVGSSLIGVGLHNDIVIPYLLHYGTEEQKQRWLPGCISGDIITAIAMTEPGAGSDLAGITTTAKLDGEYYIVNGQKTFITNGIHADLVVVVCKTNIGAKPAHKGISLLIVERENPGFSRGRKLEKIGLHAQDTAELIFEEAKVPAHNLLGVEGKGFYYLMEQLQQERLIVAIAGQIAAEVMFELAKNYVKERKAFGNSISDFQTVQFRLVEMATEIEIGRTFVDDLIERHMNGEDVVSKVSMAKWWITDLAKKVAAETMQLHGGYGYMEEYEIARRYRDIPVSAIYAGTNEIMKTIIAKKLDL, from the coding sequence ATGTCTAACATTTATAACGAAGAACATCGTATTTTTAGGCAAGCATTTAGAAAGTTTTTGGAAAAAGAGGCATACCCCTTTTATGCCGAGTGGGAAAAAAGTGGAATCATCCCTAGGTCCTTTTGGCAAAAGCTTGGAGAACAAGGATTTTTAGGTCCTTCTGTTCCTGAAAAATATGGAGGACTTGGAGCAGACTTTGCGTATGCGGTCATTATTAATGAAGAACTAGAAAAGGTAGGCTCTAGCTTAATAGGTGTGGGACTGCACAATGATATCGTGATTCCTTATCTTCTTCATTATGGCACCGAGGAACAAAAGCAACGTTGGTTACCTGGATGTATTAGTGGCGACATTATTACAGCAATAGCGATGACAGAGCCGGGAGCAGGGTCAGACCTAGCAGGAATTACGACAACAGCAAAGCTAGATGGTGAGTATTATATTGTTAATGGGCAAAAAACATTTATCACAAATGGGATTCATGCAGATTTAGTCGTTGTCGTTTGTAAGACGAATATCGGAGCTAAGCCTGCGCATAAAGGGATAAGTCTATTAATAGTAGAGCGAGAGAATCCTGGCTTTAGTAGAGGGCGTAAACTAGAAAAGATAGGATTACACGCGCAAGACACAGCAGAGCTTATTTTTGAAGAAGCAAAGGTTCCCGCACATAATTTATTAGGTGTTGAGGGAAAGGGCTTTTACTATTTAATGGAGCAATTGCAGCAGGAACGTCTCATTGTAGCAATAGCTGGACAAATTGCTGCAGAGGTCATGTTTGAGCTTGCAAAGAACTATGTAAAAGAAAGAAAAGCATTCGGCAATTCTATTAGCGATTTTCAAACAGTTCAATTTCGATTAGTTGAGATGGCCACGGAAATAGAAATTGGTCGAACATTTGTTGACGACTTAATCGAGAGGCATATGAATGGAGAAGATGTTGTGTCGAAGGTATCTATGGCTAAATGGTGGATAACCGACTTGGCTAAAAAAGTTGCAGCTGAGACGATGCAGTTGCATGGCGGCTATGGCTATATGGAAGAATACGAGATTGCCAGACGTTATCGCGATATTCCTGTTTCAGCGATTTATGCGGGAACAAATGAAATCATGAAAACGATCATCGCTAAAAAACTAGATTTATAA
- a CDS encoding ATP-binding protein gives MEESRELIINNFKEYNLIEEAMQQELLLIPCEKCRLLFQVAILEAFNNAVEYGKYPIVIRFKHMNSRIVTRIKDCGKGFPVRPLFESISVNGVSTMMEGKLEDARGRGVLMMVEIADKVIYNAHGNDVILIKGVPCSCSKNAPG, from the coding sequence ATGGAAGAAAGTAGAGAGTTAATTATTAATAATTTCAAGGAGTATAATTTAATAGAAGAAGCCATGCAGCAAGAATTACTACTGATTCCTTGTGAAAAGTGTCGTCTACTATTTCAAGTGGCGATTTTAGAAGCTTTTAATAATGCTGTCGAATACGGAAAATATCCGATTGTAATAAGATTTAAACATATGAACTCTCGAATTGTTACTCGTATAAAGGATTGTGGAAAGGGGTTTCCTGTTAGGCCATTATTTGAGTCAATATCAGTGAACGGTGTATCGACTATGATGGAAGGTAAACTAGAAGATGCTCGAGGCAGAGGAGTTTTAATGATGGTAGAAATAGCTGATAAAGTTATATATAACGCACATGGTAACGATGTAATCTTAATTAAGGGAGTACCTTGTAGCTGTTCGAAAAATGCACCTGGGTAA
- a CDS encoding radical SAM/SPASM domain-containing protein, giving the protein MQTMNAVQDLHLKSHKLRQSFSPRLIFWELTEGCNLKCIHCRATAQPMRSDAELSTIQAKRVVDDIASFADPILILTGGEPLYRPDFFEIAQYAHDKGLTLAMATNGTLITEDIAKKIKDAGIRRVAISLDGPTADIHDKFRGIDGSFEAALRGAELVKKQGIQVQFNTTITKHNVHAVEDMIALAEAREADALHLFMLVPVGCGVQITESNMLTATEYENVLEWFYERSREVSFEIRATCAPHYYRIMRQKAKERGERVTRQTHGMNAMTKGCLAGSGVCFISHKGFVQPCGYLPVQVGNVLQQPLEQIWNESPEFAVLRDTNELDGKCGICEYVNICSGCRARAYYETGNFMSEEPYCNYQPGK; this is encoded by the coding sequence ATGCAAACAATGAATGCTGTGCAAGACTTACATTTGAAGTCTCATAAGCTAAGACAGTCATTTTCACCAAGGTTAATTTTTTGGGAGCTTACAGAAGGCTGTAATTTAAAATGTATACACTGTCGAGCGACCGCTCAACCTATGAGATCGGATGCTGAATTATCAACGATTCAAGCCAAACGTGTTGTAGATGATATTGCATCATTTGCAGATCCTATCTTAATTTTAACAGGGGGAGAGCCTCTCTATCGACCTGATTTTTTTGAAATTGCCCAATACGCGCATGATAAAGGGTTAACGTTAGCTATGGCAACAAATGGAACATTAATCACAGAAGATATTGCTAAAAAAATTAAAGATGCAGGTATTCGTCGTGTAGCGATTAGTTTAGATGGTCCAACAGCTGATATACATGATAAGTTTCGTGGCATTGACGGAAGTTTTGAAGCAGCATTGCGTGGTGCTGAGCTTGTTAAAAAGCAAGGTATACAGGTACAATTTAATACGACCATCACGAAACACAATGTGCATGCTGTGGAAGATATGATAGCGCTAGCGGAAGCGCGTGAAGCAGATGCTCTTCATCTATTTATGCTAGTACCGGTAGGCTGTGGGGTACAAATTACGGAATCTAATATGTTAACAGCAACAGAATATGAGAATGTCTTAGAATGGTTTTATGAGCGCTCCCGTGAAGTGTCGTTTGAGATTCGAGCTACTTGCGCGCCACATTATTATCGAATTATGCGTCAAAAAGCTAAGGAACGTGGAGAGCGAGTGACTAGACAAACACACGGCATGAATGCGATGACAAAAGGCTGTCTAGCTGGGTCTGGTGTGTGCTTTATATCTCATAAAGGGTTTGTTCAACCATGTGGATACCTCCCTGTTCAAGTCGGTAACGTTCTTCAGCAACCACTTGAGCAAATTTGGAACGAGTCGCCTGAATTCGCGGTTCTTCGAGATACAAACGAATTAGATGGAAAGTGTGGCATTTGCGAATATGTAAATATTTGCTCGGGTTGTCGCGCACGTGCGTATTACGAAACTGGCAACTTCATGAGTGAAGAACCATATTGTAACTATCAGCCTGGGAAGTAA